A stretch of the Stigmatella aurantiaca genome encodes the following:
- a CDS encoding IS66 family transposase gives MPTPCSQGGSRPQAGASWLWQGRSHPHHALGPLRRGQPRRLSGQCQGLSLLDWAHAQRTLLGSAFRQATEYMLNLWAGLTLFLTQPQVPLDNNHVERQLRDRVIGRKNHYGSKSKRGTEVAALFYSLIETARLRGEDPGHYLRRAALAAIENPGTVTLPQSPN, from the coding sequence CTGCCTACGCCGTGCTCCCAGGGGGGGAGTCGGCCGCAGGCTGGCGCGTCTTGGCTCTGGCAGGGGAGATCTCATCCCCACCACGCGCTCGGGCCCCTGCGCAGGGGCCAGCCTCGGCGGCTATCAGGGCAGTGCCAGGGCCTCTCTCTCCTAGACTGGGCGCACGCGCAGCGCACGCTGCTTGGCAGTGCCTTTCGCCAGGCCACCGAGTACATGCTCAACCTCTGGGCGGGGCTGACGCTCTTCCTCACCCAGCCCCAGGTGCCGCTGGACAATAACCACGTCGAACGCCAGTTGCGTGACAGGGTGATAGGCAGGAAGAACCACTACGGCAGCAAGTCAAAGCGGGGCACCGAGGTGGCGGCCCTCTTCTACTCGCTCATCGAAACGGCGCGCCTGCGCGGTGAGGACCCCGGCCACTACCTGCGGCGTGCTGCGCTCGCTGCGATTGAGAACCCGGGCACCGTGACGCTCCCGCAGAGTCCGAACTGA
- a CDS encoding AAA family ATPase: protein MKDLLRFLPLKSQFVLSGNVRDLQLFEAGPGVLTPRPMLQVLAAELRFAGFAHVISYDPAAGFKVISLPNEDPSQGTEVMKQLGLQAVNGAAPAGLELFTETLQRIVGRPGEPVALVADFASRMIVRAEAISGPEHQAFTRALVLSHQARSRPHGTPPRPFFNTVLWIVDKEGDLPDWLLIGNPRIRHVPIAKPDHRARRPLAASLLRSLDGYLKADPLAATKALDDFVDQTEGLLLVDLTSIVQLGRTEGLGFAEIADAVRRYKVGVTEDPWRRIDRAKIRGATDFIRNRVKGQEHAVVHMLDIIKRAVTGVGAPRRGGRPRGVTFLAGPTGVGKTELAKTITHLLFGDQGAYIRFDMSEFSAEHSDQRLIGAPPGYVGYDVGGELTNAIRERPFSVVLFDEIEKAHPRILDKFLQILDDGVLTSGRGDRVYFSEAFIVFTSNLGIYRLQADGSRVPNVTPEDGFTEVEARVRSEIEHHFKAVLNRPEILNRIGDNVLVFDFIRPAVAEQIFADMVESTLSDIASAQGISVHLDASSLGRLRSLCLADLSNGGRGIRNKVETHLLNPLARALFDADASQGQSFEVRGVEHGSTTMLHLVDIVTPGTAG, encoded by the coding sequence TTGAAAGATCTGCTGCGTTTTCTGCCGCTCAAGAGCCAATTCGTGCTCTCCGGCAATGTGAGAGACCTGCAACTCTTCGAAGCAGGCCCTGGCGTGCTCACCCCACGTCCCATGCTTCAAGTGCTTGCAGCGGAGCTAAGATTCGCTGGCTTCGCGCACGTCATCTCCTATGACCCCGCTGCAGGATTCAAGGTCATCTCGCTCCCGAACGAGGACCCCTCGCAGGGCACGGAGGTGATGAAGCAGCTCGGCTTGCAGGCGGTGAATGGGGCGGCTCCGGCGGGCCTCGAGCTCTTCACCGAGACCCTTCAGCGGATCGTCGGCCGCCCCGGTGAGCCCGTTGCACTTGTGGCTGATTTCGCCTCCCGCATGATTGTTCGTGCCGAGGCCATCTCCGGCCCGGAACACCAGGCATTCACGCGGGCGCTGGTGCTCTCTCATCAGGCACGGTCACGACCGCACGGTACGCCGCCACGTCCCTTCTTCAACACGGTACTGTGGATTGTCGACAAGGAAGGGGATCTGCCCGACTGGCTGCTGATCGGCAATCCACGGATCCGGCACGTGCCCATCGCCAAGCCGGATCACCGAGCCCGGCGGCCTCTCGCCGCCTCCTTGCTGCGGAGCCTCGATGGCTATCTCAAGGCGGATCCTCTCGCGGCCACTAAAGCCTTGGATGACTTCGTCGATCAGACAGAGGGATTGCTGCTGGTGGACCTTACCTCCATCGTCCAGTTGGGCCGCACGGAGGGATTGGGCTTCGCCGAGATCGCGGATGCCGTCAGGCGCTACAAAGTGGGCGTCACCGAGGACCCCTGGAGAAGGATCGACCGCGCCAAAATCCGGGGAGCCACGGACTTCATCCGTAATCGTGTGAAGGGCCAGGAGCATGCGGTCGTCCACATGCTCGACATCATCAAGCGCGCCGTGACGGGCGTCGGCGCGCCCCGCCGAGGCGGTCGGCCGCGCGGCGTGACCTTCCTCGCGGGCCCCACAGGTGTCGGAAAGACCGAGCTGGCGAAGACCATCACCCACCTGCTCTTCGGAGATCAGGGCGCGTACATTCGCTTCGACATGTCCGAGTTCAGCGCAGAGCACTCCGACCAGCGCCTCATTGGCGCACCGCCGGGCTATGTCGGCTACGACGTCGGAGGAGAGCTCACCAATGCCATCCGGGAGCGGCCTTTCAGTGTGGTCCTCTTCGATGAGATCGAGAAGGCGCATCCGCGCATCCTCGACAAGTTCCTCCAGATCCTGGACGATGGCGTTTTGACCTCGGGTCGCGGAGACCGCGTCTACTTCTCGGAGGCCTTCATCGTCTTCACGTCAAACCTTGGTATCTACCGGCTCCAGGCGGACGGAAGTCGGGTGCCCAACGTCACACCCGAGGATGGCTTCACGGAGGTCGAGGCACGGGTACGTTCGGAGATCGAGCACCACTTCAAGGCCGTGCTCAACCGGCCTGAGATCCTCAACCGCATCGGAGACAACGTGCTCGTCTTCGACTTCATCCGTCCCGCGGTGGCGGAGCAGATCTTCGCCGACATGGTGGAGTCCACGCTGTCAGACATCGCGTCGGCGCAGGGAATCTCGGTCCATCTGGATGCCAGCTCCCTCGGGCGGCTACGGTCCCTCTGCCTCGCGGATCTGTCCAATGGAGGCCGCGGCATTCGGAACAAGGTCGAGACGCACCTACTCAACCCACTCGCCCGTGCCCTTTTCGATGCGGACGCCTCGCAAGGCCAGTCTTTCGAAGTGCGCGGCGTGGAGCATGGAAGCACTACCATGCTCCACCTCGTCGATATCGTCACTCCTGGGACGGCCGGATGA
- a CDS encoding 4Fe-4S single cluster domain-containing protein, whose protein sequence is MKLSLSRIHYPVHTLGPGARIGIWLQGCSIRCPGCISADTWTTERGWTTVHAVMEAITPWLAQADGITISGGEPFDQPEALRALLMSLRASTHGDILVYSGHSWEALAPHLSACAGLIDALISDPFEVNTPQTLALRGSDNQRLHCLTPLGEERFRACERPLGESDRRLDVLFDEDGTVWMAGIPHRGDLQRLSMLLTQDGHTASTTEARLLDERTHS, encoded by the coding sequence ATGAAGCTCTCCCTGTCGCGGATCCATTACCCTGTCCACACCCTCGGCCCCGGAGCCCGCATCGGCATTTGGCTTCAGGGCTGCTCGATTCGCTGCCCGGGCTGTATCTCCGCCGATACCTGGACAACGGAGCGCGGCTGGACGACCGTGCACGCCGTGATGGAGGCGATCACTCCCTGGCTCGCTCAAGCAGACGGCATCACGATCAGTGGTGGAGAGCCTTTCGATCAACCCGAGGCTTTGCGTGCGCTCCTCATGAGCCTCCGGGCCTCCACTCACGGCGACATCCTCGTATACTCCGGGCATTCATGGGAGGCGCTCGCTCCGCACCTCAGCGCTTGCGCGGGCCTCATCGACGCTCTCATCTCCGATCCCTTCGAGGTGAATACCCCTCAGACGCTCGCCTTGCGTGGCAGTGACAACCAGAGGTTGCACTGCCTCACCCCGCTCGGAGAGGAGAGATTCCGCGCCTGTGAGCGTCCCCTCGGGGAGAGCGATCGGCGACTCGACGTGCTCTTCGATGAGGATGGCACGGTCTGGATGGCAGGCATTCCCCATCGGGGCGATCTACAAAGACTCTCCATGCTGCTGACCCAGGATGGGCACACCGCTTCCACGACGGAGGCGAGGCTCCTCGACGAGAGAACGCATTCATGA
- a CDS encoding AAA domain-containing protein codes for MAEESSGGRRALLTLYAQGAEPDPAVHEVLRRTARDHIPELFATGRHEGRAYEVFEHIERGTLADAGFFAAGRSDDLRQMTGELSRALADFAEMGLRHRDIRPSTILVRSREPLDLVITDFGSARLSDFDLESVAPLRLTRYSAPESIVGAVSAASDWWSLGMILLEQATAGACFTGVDDRAFQLHVVTRGVDVPAELDPSLRLLLRGLLTRDPLKRWSWPQVQAWLAGKPVEASENEAASSEDPQGPTLRLQEKVFSRPELFALAAAEAHNWEEARTFTLRGAVSTWLEERGADPKLRSQVRQLASDEALSEDFRHALVLMAMNPSLPLTWMGDIVTPAWLLMHPEEGYALVTGKVSRHLEQMGREPWLVRMRVRAEAVRERAGLLKIELDEDRIRVALLASSRANLEAERAALRRLYPDTDHAGLASIVERTRLTDEELILLVSASTQQFNSLGLLVERATELAQRTSVTLDKAEVEAWLVRPRRDVFAEVDARTANFARCGIARVDEWADTFRVERRMPLERTVVLLSVPREAWKEPPKQHYVANLLELFEKRVAGSVQRGPLARFVLGKTTPRVDLAELGTAARPAEALLQHVLGRSDSPVSLDPEPLATGLVEGRMRRLVNHALMFRRDTGIDGRYLGFPFLVMRPTRAASLRAAPRLVPILLWPIALELPAGGRVATIAFDHEREEVRLNPALEGLLDAAEFAKWKTARNELLERPSIGVGEVMDIFGALAVPRARKLTRLPGKDLQLTAGAREIACSAALFNAEFTGQSLSEDLRQMRRMPPAGTGLETALRVSAEPPVSAPLGAVPERERFLTVESDPSQEAAVLRARTAPGLLVEGPPGTGKSQTIVNIVADAIGRGESVLVVCQKQAALRVVEKRLAAEGLKERLFVVVDINRDREPIVRALREQEEAIRKADPAHAAALRKQRAGLAGRIETLEAEVDRHHEALHAVDGVTGLSYRSLLGELVGLEAEGNRVNVPSLRLQLAKLDHEMISRLEEVCGPLASLWLGSRYEGSPLGVLSDFPADQGVIDAFLREFKRFVHTETERRDVLAQPHRFDVDDPRPLREWLDQHGRMFEAMPTKLRTQLAEWFELFTPRRDGAIPGAEAIDSLEKEADALGRLDERDHDGALFNVLLALPPEELREWHETAKHATAEASFWGRLNPSRWQRRRRLRAFLVSHGEEPTEPRMAALRQAFALELRLRTSRRAVAEVRESLRLEAHQTPSSLRMLRREVEDLLTLLRPVQTATAAVRACPRPAEAEEMARSGEMEGYRQLQGAFDAAFTRHAARARSRAALNSLSQWFQAGWIADCERGIAHGRAAPDKLLGIVQGLGTLEAFQRFRVRAKGLPPDALAVFAALRGVESTLRALPTEALEEQVRRIIRREALLGWKLRMEQARPELLLERQELEARVKKLAECDQQMREFNRQLLAIDFDRSRLGSAAAWDSITRLRGPRMKRLREVLDQGVDLGLMHLRPIWLMNPDVASRLLPLKARLFDLVIYDEASQMPVEHAVPTLFRAGRAVISGDEKQMPPTSFFSSRIDGDEDEEFDGEELDEAATEAERTAHEETWNRREVKDCPDLLQLGRGVLPSTTLQIHYRSKYRELIGYSNAAFYGNRLSVPARHPETEIRRVRPVEVLRVDGIYSEQTNEAEARSVVELLAKLWKAPAEKRPSIGVVTFNRKQADLVEEVLEQRAEKDTEFQHVYQAERDRVQDGEDMGFFVKNVENVQGDERDIIVFSTTFGRDKNKSFRRNFGVLGQAGGERRLNVAVTRARERVILVTSIPVGEVSDMLTSRRAPDKPRDYLQAYLDYAQKLSAGDLELVRGATERLSTETGSQRAKKRPPDGFATAVAGYIRKLGHEAVPRDDDDAFGLDFAIVDPRTGLFGIAIECDAPCHELLERARAREIWRPGVLARAIPKVHRVSSHAWYHHPGQEQQRLRDAIQAALG; via the coding sequence TTGGCGGAGGAGTCCTCGGGCGGGCGCCGGGCCCTCCTGACGCTCTACGCCCAAGGGGCTGAGCCTGATCCCGCAGTGCATGAGGTGCTCAGGCGGACGGCGCGAGACCACATCCCTGAGCTCTTCGCCACCGGCCGACACGAGGGCCGCGCCTACGAAGTCTTCGAGCACATCGAAAGAGGCACCCTCGCCGACGCGGGATTCTTCGCGGCGGGCAGATCCGACGACTTGCGGCAAATGACCGGCGAGCTCAGCAGAGCCCTCGCGGACTTCGCCGAGATGGGGCTGCGCCACCGGGACATCCGTCCCTCCACGATCCTCGTGCGTTCGCGGGAACCGCTCGATCTCGTCATCACGGACTTTGGCTCGGCCCGGCTCTCGGACTTCGACCTTGAGTCGGTGGCTCCATTGAGGCTGACTCGCTACTCGGCCCCCGAGTCCATCGTGGGTGCCGTCAGCGCCGCCAGCGACTGGTGGAGCCTGGGAATGATCCTCCTCGAGCAGGCCACCGCAGGCGCCTGCTTCACCGGGGTGGACGACCGGGCGTTCCAGCTTCACGTCGTAACCCGCGGCGTCGATGTGCCTGCCGAACTCGATCCATCGCTCCGGCTCCTCCTGCGCGGACTCCTCACGCGAGACCCACTGAAGCGCTGGTCCTGGCCCCAGGTGCAAGCGTGGCTGGCGGGCAAGCCCGTCGAGGCCTCGGAGAATGAGGCCGCCTCGTCGGAAGACCCCCAGGGGCCCACCCTTCGTCTTCAAGAGAAAGTCTTCAGCCGACCCGAGCTTTTCGCTCTGGCGGCGGCGGAGGCCCACAACTGGGAGGAAGCACGTACCTTCACCCTCCGCGGCGCAGTGAGCACCTGGCTCGAAGAGCGCGGCGCAGACCCGAAGCTACGTTCGCAGGTCCGCCAGCTGGCCTCGGATGAGGCGCTCTCGGAGGACTTCCGCCATGCGCTCGTCCTCATGGCGATGAACCCTTCCCTGCCGCTTACGTGGATGGGCGACATCGTGACTCCCGCATGGCTGCTCATGCACCCCGAGGAGGGATACGCCCTCGTGACCGGCAAGGTCTCACGCCACCTCGAGCAGATGGGCCGTGAGCCCTGGCTCGTCCGGATGAGGGTGCGCGCCGAGGCCGTGCGCGAGCGAGCCGGGCTCCTCAAGATCGAACTCGATGAGGATCGCATCCGCGTGGCGCTGCTGGCGTCCTCCCGTGCGAACCTGGAAGCCGAGCGCGCGGCGCTCAGGCGGCTCTATCCCGACACTGACCACGCAGGGCTCGCTTCCATCGTCGAGCGGACCCGGCTCACCGACGAGGAACTCATCCTCCTCGTCAGCGCGAGCACGCAACAGTTCAACTCGCTGGGGTTGCTGGTTGAGCGTGCCACGGAGCTGGCGCAACGTACGAGCGTCACGCTCGACAAGGCCGAGGTGGAGGCGTGGCTGGTGCGCCCCCGGCGTGACGTGTTCGCGGAGGTGGATGCGAGGACCGCCAACTTCGCGCGCTGCGGCATCGCGCGAGTCGACGAGTGGGCGGATACGTTCCGGGTCGAGCGGCGCATGCCCCTGGAGCGCACGGTTGTCCTCCTCTCTGTCCCCCGCGAAGCGTGGAAGGAGCCTCCGAAGCAGCACTACGTCGCGAATCTGCTCGAGCTCTTCGAGAAACGCGTCGCGGGATCAGTCCAACGGGGACCGCTGGCCCGGTTCGTTCTGGGCAAGACCACGCCACGGGTGGACTTGGCGGAATTGGGGACGGCCGCTCGCCCAGCGGAAGCGCTGCTCCAGCATGTGCTCGGGCGCTCCGACTCACCCGTCTCCCTAGACCCAGAGCCACTGGCGACCGGCCTTGTCGAGGGCCGCATGCGGAGGCTGGTCAACCACGCGCTGATGTTCCGCCGCGACACGGGCATCGACGGGCGCTACCTCGGTTTTCCCTTTCTAGTCATGCGGCCTACCCGCGCGGCCTCCTTGAGAGCCGCACCCCGGCTCGTCCCCATCTTGCTGTGGCCCATCGCCCTCGAACTCCCAGCGGGTGGCCGGGTGGCGACGATCGCCTTCGATCATGAGCGAGAGGAGGTCCGCCTCAACCCAGCGCTTGAGGGACTCCTCGATGCGGCGGAGTTCGCGAAGTGGAAGACCGCGCGGAATGAGCTCTTGGAGCGCCCCTCCATCGGAGTGGGTGAGGTGATGGATATCTTTGGCGCGCTCGCGGTGCCTCGCGCGCGGAAGCTGACCCGCCTCCCAGGTAAGGACCTGCAGTTGACCGCGGGGGCACGCGAGATCGCCTGCTCCGCCGCGCTCTTCAACGCCGAGTTCACGGGCCAATCGCTGAGCGAGGACCTCCGGCAGATGCGCCGCATGCCCCCCGCGGGCACGGGGCTGGAGACGGCGCTTCGCGTCTCGGCGGAGCCTCCCGTGAGCGCGCCGCTCGGAGCGGTTCCGGAGCGCGAGCGGTTCCTCACGGTCGAGAGCGATCCCTCGCAGGAGGCTGCTGTCCTCCGGGCCCGCACCGCGCCGGGCCTGCTCGTGGAAGGGCCTCCCGGCACGGGAAAGAGCCAGACCATCGTCAACATCGTGGCGGATGCGATCGGCAGGGGCGAGTCCGTCCTCGTCGTGTGCCAGAAGCAGGCAGCCCTCCGGGTGGTGGAGAAGCGGCTTGCCGCCGAGGGGCTCAAGGAGCGCCTCTTCGTGGTCGTCGACATCAACCGAGACCGGGAGCCCATCGTCCGCGCGCTACGCGAGCAGGAGGAGGCCATCCGGAAGGCCGACCCTGCTCATGCGGCCGCGCTGCGCAAACAGCGTGCGGGGTTGGCGGGAAGAATCGAGACTCTGGAAGCGGAAGTAGACCGTCACCACGAGGCGCTTCACGCGGTCGATGGCGTGACGGGACTCAGTTACAGGAGCCTCCTGGGAGAGCTGGTGGGACTGGAGGCGGAAGGCAACCGTGTCAACGTGCCGAGCCTGCGACTGCAGCTGGCGAAGCTCGATCACGAGATGATCTCTCGGCTCGAGGAGGTCTGTGGTCCTCTTGCCTCATTGTGGCTCGGTTCCCGGTACGAAGGCAGCCCGCTCGGGGTGCTCTCCGACTTCCCTGCCGATCAAGGAGTGATCGACGCGTTCCTGCGAGAGTTCAAGCGCTTCGTCCATACAGAGACAGAGCGCCGCGATGTCCTGGCTCAGCCCCACAGATTCGACGTCGACGATCCACGCCCCCTCCGTGAATGGCTCGACCAGCATGGGCGGATGTTCGAGGCGATGCCCACCAAGCTACGAACTCAGCTCGCTGAGTGGTTCGAGCTCTTCACCCCGAGACGGGACGGCGCGATCCCCGGAGCCGAGGCTATCGACTCGCTCGAGAAGGAAGCAGACGCCCTCGGTCGGCTTGATGAGCGCGATCATGACGGCGCCTTGTTCAACGTCCTCTTGGCGCTGCCGCCAGAGGAACTTCGGGAGTGGCACGAGACCGCGAAGCACGCGACGGCCGAGGCCTCTTTCTGGGGCCGCCTCAACCCAAGTCGCTGGCAGCGGCGCCGACGCTTGCGCGCTTTTCTTGTCAGCCATGGCGAGGAGCCGACAGAGCCGCGCATGGCCGCGCTGCGGCAGGCGTTTGCCCTGGAACTCCGACTTCGGACGAGCCGCCGCGCGGTCGCCGAAGTCCGGGAGTCTCTGCGGCTGGAGGCCCATCAAACTCCATCGTCCCTTCGCATGCTGCGCCGCGAGGTCGAGGACCTTTTGACCCTGCTGCGACCGGTGCAGACCGCTACCGCCGCAGTACGCGCATGCCCTCGCCCGGCGGAGGCCGAGGAGATGGCACGCTCGGGGGAGATGGAAGGCTACCGTCAACTTCAAGGAGCTTTCGACGCCGCCTTCACGAGGCACGCTGCACGCGCGCGGAGCCGCGCTGCACTCAACTCCCTCTCCCAATGGTTCCAGGCAGGCTGGATCGCAGACTGTGAGCGAGGCATCGCGCACGGACGGGCAGCTCCCGACAAGCTCTTGGGAATCGTCCAGGGTTTGGGGACGCTTGAGGCGTTTCAACGCTTCCGCGTCCGCGCTAAGGGGCTCCCTCCAGACGCGCTGGCGGTGTTCGCGGCCCTGCGCGGCGTGGAGAGCACGCTGAGAGCCCTGCCAACAGAGGCACTGGAGGAGCAGGTGCGCCGCATCATTCGCCGGGAGGCGCTCCTGGGCTGGAAGTTGCGGATGGAGCAAGCGCGGCCCGAGCTGTTGCTCGAGCGACAGGAGCTCGAAGCCCGCGTGAAGAAACTCGCGGAGTGCGACCAGCAGATGCGCGAGTTCAACCGGCAGCTCTTGGCGATCGATTTCGACCGCTCACGCCTGGGCTCCGCTGCCGCTTGGGACAGCATCACACGGCTGCGCGGACCTCGGATGAAGCGGCTGCGGGAGGTTCTCGATCAAGGGGTCGACCTGGGGCTCATGCACCTGCGTCCCATCTGGCTCATGAACCCGGACGTGGCCAGCCGTCTGCTTCCACTCAAGGCCCGGCTCTTCGATCTCGTCATCTATGACGAAGCCTCTCAGATGCCTGTCGAGCACGCCGTCCCCACCTTGTTCCGCGCCGGCCGCGCCGTCATCAGCGGAGACGAGAAGCAGATGCCGCCGACGAGCTTCTTCTCCAGCCGCATCGATGGCGACGAGGACGAGGAGTTCGACGGGGAAGAGCTCGACGAGGCGGCCACGGAGGCCGAGCGGACCGCGCACGAGGAGACCTGGAACCGCCGCGAAGTGAAGGACTGCCCGGACCTGCTCCAATTGGGCCGAGGCGTGCTGCCCTCCACCACGCTGCAGATCCACTACCGGTCGAAGTATCGGGAGCTGATCGGCTATTCGAACGCCGCCTTCTATGGCAACCGCCTCAGTGTGCCCGCCCGCCATCCCGAGACGGAGATCCGGCGTGTGCGTCCCGTCGAGGTGCTCCGGGTCGACGGCATCTACTCGGAACAGACGAACGAGGCGGAGGCACGAAGCGTCGTCGAGCTGCTCGCCAAGCTGTGGAAGGCCCCCGCCGAGAAACGGCCGAGCATCGGCGTCGTCACCTTCAACCGCAAGCAGGCGGATCTGGTCGAGGAGGTTCTCGAGCAGCGCGCGGAGAAAGACACCGAATTCCAGCATGTCTATCAGGCCGAGCGGGACCGAGTGCAGGACGGCGAGGACATGGGCTTCTTCGTGAAGAACGTGGAGAACGTGCAGGGAGATGAGCGCGACATCATCGTCTTCAGCACGACCTTCGGACGCGACAAGAACAAGTCGTTCCGGCGCAACTTCGGCGTGCTGGGTCAGGCGGGTGGTGAGCGGCGCCTCAACGTGGCGGTGACGCGGGCCCGTGAGCGAGTGATCCTCGTCACCTCCATCCCGGTGGGTGAGGTGTCGGACATGCTGACGAGCAGGCGTGCGCCGGATAAACCTCGTGACTACCTGCAGGCGTACCTCGACTACGCACAGAAGCTCAGCGCGGGGGATCTTGAGCTGGTGCGCGGCGCGACGGAGCGGCTCTCCACCGAGACGGGCTCCCAGCGTGCGAAGAAGCGCCCTCCTGACGGGTTCGCCACCGCCGTCGCGGGCTACATCCGAAAGCTCGGCCACGAAGCCGTTCCGAGAGACGATGACGATGCCTTCGGACTCGACTTCGCCATCGTGGATCCCCGAACGGGGCTGTTCGGCATTGCCATCGAGTGCGATGCGCCTTGCCATGAACTGCTGGAGCGCGCACGTGCGCGGGAGATCTGGCGGCCGGGAGTGCTCGCCCGCGCCATCCCCAAGGTCCATCGGGTGTCGTCGCATGCCTGGTACCACCACCCGGGGCAGGAGCAGCAGCGGCTCCGGGATGCCATCCAAGCAGCACTCGGGTGA